The Desulfovibrio fairfieldensis sequence CTGGAAGACGCCGTGCGCACCTCGGTGCTGCGCCGCTTCAGCGAGGATATGGACGTGGAAGTGACCTACAATGACGACACCGGCGACATTGAGGTATACCAGTTCAAAATCGTGGTGGAAGACGACGACGTGGCCAACGAGGACACTCAGATTGCCTTGGCCGACGCCCGCGAGCATGATCCCTCCGTACAGTTGGACGACGAAATGGGCTTCCGGGTCAAGGTGGAGGACCTGGGACGCATCGCGGCCCAGTCCGCCAAGCAGGTCATCATCCAGCGCATGCGCGACGCCGAGCAGGAAATCATTTACGAGGAATACAAGGACCGCGTGGGCGAAATCGTCTCCGGCATCATCCAGCGCCGCGACAAGGGCGGCTGGGTGGTCAACCTGGGCCGCACCGAGGCCATTCTGCCCCGTGAGGAGCAGATCCCGCGCGAACATTACAAGCGCGGCGACCGCGTGCAGGCCCTGATCATCGAAGTGCGCAAGGAGGGACGCGGCCCGCAGGTGGTCATCTCCCGCGCGCACCGCGACTACATGGCCGCCCTGTTCCGCCGCGAAGTGCCGGAAGTGGACGACGGCGTTGTGCAGATCATGGGCGTGGCCCGCGATCCCGGTTCCCGCGCCAAGGTGGCCGTGCTCTCGCGCGAACGGGACGTGGACCCGGTGGGCGCCTGCGTGGGCGTGCGCGGCTCGCGCATCCAGAACATCGTGCAGGAGCTGCGCGGCGAACGCATCGACATCGTGGTCTGGAGCCCGGAGATCGCCACCTACGCCCGCAACGCCCTGGCCCCGGCCCTGGTTTCGCGCATCGTGGTGGACGAGGAGGAAAACCTCCTGGAAGTCATCGTGCCCGACGACCAGCTCACCAACGCCATCGGCCGCAAGGGCCAGAACGTCAAGCTGGCCGCGCGCCTTCTGGGCTGGAAGGTCGATATCTTTACCGAAACCCGCTACAACGAGGCCAATGCCATCGGCCACGGCCTGGAGCAGGTCGCCAGCGTGGCGGAAGTATCCATTGAAGCTCTGCTGGAAGCGGGCTATTCCTCGCTGGACGCGCTGCGTGAAGCCAGCGACGAGGAACTGGCCGACAAGCTGACCATCAGCGCTTCGCGCATTTCCGACCTGCGCTCGGCCATCAACTTCCTGGCGCCGGTAGTGGAGAGCACGCCCGAGTCCTCGGCCGTGGAGCTGGGCAGGGCCGCCGGGACAGAGGAAGCGGAAGACGGGGACGCCCGGCCCGAAGAAGACGGGGCGGAGCCTGATGCGGCACCCGAAACAGCGGAAGACGCCGGAAGCGGCGATGCGGAAAAATAAGGCCGCCGCAACGGCGCGGGAATCCGGCCCGGAAGCGCCGGAACAACGAAAAAGGCCGGAAGGTCCGGTGCGGATGTGCGTTATCTGCCGCCGCCGTTTTTCCAAGGCCGACGTGAACCGCCATGTGCTGACCCCGCAGGGGAATTTGAGTATTGACGTAGAAAAAACCAGACCGGGCAGGGGCTGGTATGTGTGTTCCGATCCTGTCTGCGAGCGAAAATTCGCGAAATACAGGCCCGGCACACGGCGCGCGGCAGCCGTGGCACGAGGAACGAGTGTTACGGATGCCGACAGCAGCGATGCGGCAGCCGATAAGCGAAAAAAGAACGTTGCTTTAGCTGTTGCGGCGCAACCGCTTACAGATAAGGACAGCAGCGCTACGGTTGGCGACAGCTTTGATAAGGGGGGTAACCATGCCTGAAGAAAAAATTAAGATAAAGGATCTCGCCGGAGAGCTCGACGTGCAGTCCAAGGACATGCTGCGCGCTCTGCGTGATCTTGGCCTTCCGGCCAAGACCACGGCTGGCTCCGTGTCCGTGGAGGACGCGGCGCGCCTGCGCGACCATTTCGCCGGCCGGAAGCAGGGCGGCGTGGAGCGCACGGAGGTCCAGCCCAATGTCATCGTGCGCCGCCGCCGCAAGGACGCCGCGCCCGCCGAACCCGCGCGCCCGGCCGTTGCGCCGTCCGCTGCCGCGCCGGGAGAAAAGGCCTCCGAGGCCGAAGTCGCTCCCGCGGCCAAAGCTGAAACGGAAAGCGCGCCTGTCGCTGCCGTAAGCACGGCCACGGCTGAAAAAGCCGCAGCCGAGGCCCCGGTGGCCGACGCCCGCGCTGATGCGCCGGAAGGCGCCACGGCCCAGGCCGCCGCTCCGGAAGTTGCGGAAACGCCCGCTGCCGCGCCCAAGGCACAGAAGACCGCCCGTGTGGTGGCCGCCGCGCGCGTCATCAGCCGCCCTGGCGACGAACCCGCGCGCCCGGTCGCGCCCGAAGCTCCTGTTGCGCCCGTTGAGGAGGAAAAGGCAGCCGCTCCCGAGGCTCCGGCCAGCGAACCCCCCGCCGAAGCCCCGGAAAAAAGCGCCAAAACCTCCCGCCTGGCCCGGCCCGACGCCTCGGCTGTGCCCGAGGGCTCTTCCGCGCCCAGCCTGCTCCCGCGTGCGGCAGAATCCCGTTCCGAGGGCGGGCAGACGGACGATGCCGCGCCCGCGTCGGACGATGCCGGTGAAGCCGCGCCGCGTCGCGCATCCCGGCCTGAACCCGCCGCGCCCCAGGTGCGGATCATTTCACGTCCCGCGCCCGGTTCGCAGGACAGCCGCCCCGCCCCACGTTCCGCGCCCGGCTTCCGCCCCGGCGGTCCCGGACGGCCCGGCGACGGCCCGCGTTCACCCCGTCCCGGCGGCCCGGGCAGACCCGGCGGCCCCGCGGGCGCTGGCAGACCCGGAGGCACGGGCGCCCCGCGTCCCGGTGGTCCCGGACGGCCCGGCGGTTTCGGCCAGCCCGCGCCCGCCCAGCCCACTGACGGACGTGACGGTCAGAGCAAGAAAAAACGGCTCAAGGGCCGCCGTACCGTGGACTTCCAGCAGGGAGATTTCGCCCGCCGCCAGAGCGACGATGATTCGCCGCGCCTGAACCGGGGCAAGGGACGCCGCAAGGGCGGCAAGCCCGTGAATCTGCCCCAGGCCACCCAGCCCCTGAAGGCGGCCAAGCGCAAGATCCGCGTCACGGAAGCCATCCGCGTGGCGGACATGGCCCATCAGATGGGCCTCAAGGCCAATGAAATCATCAAGGTGCTCTTCGGCCTGGGCGTGATGGCGACCATCAACCAGTCCCTGGACATCGACACCGCCACCCTGGTGGCCGCCGAGTTCGGCTACGAAGTGGAAAAGGCGGGCTTCTCCGAGGATGACTATCTCCTGCCCAAGGAGGCCGACGCGCCTGAAACCCTGAAGCAGCGCCCGCCGGTGGTGACCATCATGGGTCACGTGGACCACGGCAAGACCTCGTTGCTGGACGCCATCCGCAAATCCAACGTGACCCGCGGCGAAGCGGGCGGCATCACCCAGCACATCGGCGCCTACCACGTGAAGACCAAGCGCGGCGAAATTGTCTTTCTGGACACGCCGGGCCACGAGGCCTTCACGGCCATGCGGGCGCGCGGCGCGCAGGTCACGGACCTGGTCATCCTGGTAGTGGCCGCCGATGACGGCGTCATGGAGCAGACCCGCGAGGCCATCAACCACTCGCGCGCGGCCAACGTGCCCATCATGGTGGCCGTGAACAAAATGGACAAGCCCGGCGCCGACCCGGACCGCGTGCTGCGCGAGCTGGCCGAGCTGGGTCTCCAGCCTGAGGATTGGGGCGGCGACACCATTGTGGCCAAGGTTTCGGCCAAGACCCGCCTGGGCCTGGACGATCTGCTGGAAATGGTGGCCCTGCAATCGGAAATCATGGAGCTCAAGGCCAACCCGGACAAACCCGCGCGCGGCCATATTGTGGAAGCCAAGCTGGACAAGGGCCGCGGCCCCATCGCCACGGTGCTGATTCAGGAAGGCACGCTCAAGCAGGGCGACAACTTCGTCTGCGGGCCCTTCTCGGGCCGCGTGCGCGCCCTGACCAACGACCAGGGCAAGAAGGTCAAGGAAGCCGGACCCTCCCTGCCCGTGGAAGTGCAGGGCTTTGAGGGTGTGCCCGTGGCGGGCGAGGAATTCTTTGTGGTGGCCGACGAAAAGCTGGCCCGCCGCATCGCCGATTCCCGCGCGGCCAAGCAGCGCGAACGCGATCTGGCCTCCGAATCCCGAGTCACGCTGGAAACGTTCCTCTCCCAGCGGGCTTCGGATCAGGAAACCCTGACCCTCAATCTGGTGGTCAAAGCCGACGTGCAGGGCAGCCTGGAAGCCATTACCGAGGCTCTGAACAAGCAGAGCACGGACAAGGTGCGCCTCAACGTGGTGCATGGCGGCACCGGCGCGATCACGGAATCCGACATTCTGCTGGCGTCGGCCTCCAAGGCCATCATCATCGGCTTCAACGTGCGTCCCACGTCCAAGATCAAGGACGTGGCCGAGCACGAGAACGTGGACATCCGCTTCTACGATATCATCTACAAGCTGGTGGATGACATCAAGAGCGCCATGGCCGGCCTGCTGGCCCCGGTGCAGCGCGAGGTCTACCTGGGTCAGGCCGAGGTGCGCGAGACCTTCAGCGTGCCCAAGATCGGCGTCATTGCCGGTTCCTATGTGGCGGACGGCAAGATCGCCCGCAATGCCGGGGTGCGCCTGCTGCGCGACGGCGTGGTGGTCTATACCGGCAAGATCTCGTCCCTCAAGCGTTTCAAGGATGACGCCAAGGAAGTGGTCAAGGGCAATGAATGCGGCGTGGGCCTGGAGAACTTCAACGACGTCAAGATCGGCGACATTATTGAAGCCTTCGAGACTGTGGAGGAAGCGGCGACGCTGTAGAGGCTGGAAGCCGGGTTACGGCCTGGTTGGATTGCCGGGTTATACGGCGAAAAACGGTTTTTCTTCCGCTGGCTGTGTCAGCGGCGCGGTTGGGACGCTCACGTACCTGAGTACGTTGCGCGTCCCAACCGCGCCGCTTCCTTGCCTGCAAAAGAAACTCTTATTTTTACCGCATTCTCCGGCACGGGCCATCCGCCTCCGCTCCGCTTCGGCGGAGCAAGGGTGCTTCGCTCAACGCTGAAAAAAGTTGCCGGTACCATCACCGCACGCGATACCTGCTCTACTATTCTCCCTCCCGGCATCATTGGTCGTCAGCTTCCTTAAAAAATTTTTTATGTTGCCAAGGAAACAATATAGTTTTGCTGACACAGGCAGCATGAAAAAGGCTGCTTTTCGTCAAATAACCAGGGCGTATTAACGGCCCCAAGCCAAGGCACAGCTTTTATGCCCATGTTCATGGCGGTTCTGACCGTCGAATTCAGCCTGGACGGCAACGACAACCTCAAGGCCAAGCGCCGCGTCGCCAACAGCCTGAAACAAAAAACCCGCAACAAATTCAACGTGGCCATCGCCGAAGCAGGCACCGAGGACTGCCTCACCCGCCTGCGTCTGGCCGTGGTTTCCATTTCCAACAGCGAAACCCACCTCCGTAGCCGCATGGACAAATGCGCCCTGATGATGGAAGCGGTCTGCTCCGAGGAAATGGTGGGCAGCCAGGTGGAGATTTATGCCGCAGACTGAACTGATTCCCGCGTTCTTCCGGGACGGCGCGCAACGTATGGCCCAAGCCCTGCGGGGCGTGGACCGCGTCCTGGTGTCCGGCCACGTCAACCCCGACGGCGACGCCGTGGGTTCCCTGGCCGCCGCCGGGCATATCCTGCGCGCCATGGGCAAGGAATTCATACTCTA is a genomic window containing:
- the nusA gene encoding transcription termination factor NusA, coding for MNLELKKAIDQISKDKGLDRDMLIDTLEDAVRTSVLRRFSEDMDVEVTYNDDTGDIEVYQFKIVVEDDDVANEDTQIALADAREHDPSVQLDDEMGFRVKVEDLGRIAAQSAKQVIIQRMRDAEQEIIYEEYKDRVGEIVSGIIQRRDKGGWVVNLGRTEAILPREEQIPREHYKRGDRVQALIIEVRKEGRGPQVVISRAHRDYMAALFRREVPEVDDGVVQIMGVARDPGSRAKVAVLSRERDVDPVGACVGVRGSRIQNIVQELRGERIDIVVWSPEIATYARNALAPALVSRIVVDEEENLLEVIVPDDQLTNAIGRKGQNVKLAARLLGWKVDIFTETRYNEANAIGHGLEQVASVAEVSIEALLEAGYSSLDALREASDEELADKLTISASRISDLRSAINFLAPVVESTPESSAVELGRAAGTEEAEDGDARPEEDGAEPDAAPETAEDAGSGDAEK
- a CDS encoding YlxR family protein, which produces MRKNKAAATARESGPEAPEQRKRPEGPVRMCVICRRRFSKADVNRHVLTPQGNLSIDVEKTRPGRGWYVCSDPVCERKFAKYRPGTRRAAAVARGTSVTDADSSDAAADKRKKNVALAVAAQPLTDKDSSATVGDSFDKGGNHA
- the infB gene encoding translation initiation factor IF-2, encoding MPEEKIKIKDLAGELDVQSKDMLRALRDLGLPAKTTAGSVSVEDAARLRDHFAGRKQGGVERTEVQPNVIVRRRRKDAAPAEPARPAVAPSAAAPGEKASEAEVAPAAKAETESAPVAAVSTATAEKAAAEAPVADARADAPEGATAQAAAPEVAETPAAAPKAQKTARVVAAARVISRPGDEPARPVAPEAPVAPVEEEKAAAPEAPASEPPAEAPEKSAKTSRLARPDASAVPEGSSAPSLLPRAAESRSEGGQTDDAAPASDDAGEAAPRRASRPEPAAPQVRIISRPAPGSQDSRPAPRSAPGFRPGGPGRPGDGPRSPRPGGPGRPGGPAGAGRPGGTGAPRPGGPGRPGGFGQPAPAQPTDGRDGQSKKKRLKGRRTVDFQQGDFARRQSDDDSPRLNRGKGRRKGGKPVNLPQATQPLKAAKRKIRVTEAIRVADMAHQMGLKANEIIKVLFGLGVMATINQSLDIDTATLVAAEFGYEVEKAGFSEDDYLLPKEADAPETLKQRPPVVTIMGHVDHGKTSLLDAIRKSNVTRGEAGGITQHIGAYHVKTKRGEIVFLDTPGHEAFTAMRARGAQVTDLVILVVAADDGVMEQTREAINHSRAANVPIMVAVNKMDKPGADPDRVLRELAELGLQPEDWGGDTIVAKVSAKTRLGLDDLLEMVALQSEIMELKANPDKPARGHIVEAKLDKGRGPIATVLIQEGTLKQGDNFVCGPFSGRVRALTNDQGKKVKEAGPSLPVEVQGFEGVPVAGEEFFVVADEKLARRIADSRAAKQRERDLASESRVTLETFLSQRASDQETLTLNLVVKADVQGSLEAITEALNKQSTDKVRLNVVHGGTGAITESDILLASASKAIIIGFNVRPTSKIKDVAEHENVDIRFYDIIYKLVDDIKSAMAGLLAPVQREVYLGQAEVRETFSVPKIGVIAGSYVADGKIARNAGVRLLRDGVVVYTGKISSLKRFKDDAKEVVKGNECGVGLENFNDVKIGDIIEAFETVEEAATL
- a CDS encoding DUF503 domain-containing protein; the protein is MFMAVLTVEFSLDGNDNLKAKRRVANSLKQKTRNKFNVAIAEAGTEDCLTRLRLAVVSISNSETHLRSRMDKCALMMEAVCSEEMVGSQVEIYAAD